In the genome of Cyanobacteriota bacterium, the window AGTTGCTCCGCAAGTTGTTGAATCCCAGTCAGTAGGACTTGTGCACATGCTAGTTGTAGTCATGCAATAAGTAGGATCACTTGGATACATGTCGCAGAAACTAGTTGCTCCGCAAGTTGTTGAATCCCAGTCAGTAGGACTTGTGCACATGCTCGTTATTACTGCCTTCAAATCTTTCTGAGCTTTAGCAATTGATTTTTTGCTAGATTCAAAACTGGTATTTTTAGCTACGAATATTCCTTCTTGATATTCACAGATTGATTCTTCTTCAACTTCATCATCACTTGCTATTGAGCTTAGAGTATCAAATTTCTTGCTATAAGTTTGTTGTAGTTTCGCAATGGTGTTTGTTACCCAGTGACTTTGTTTGTCTGAGATTAGTGCCCCTGAGACTGCGCCACTAACACAGACAGTTGTGCTGTCACCGACTTCCCTGCAGAGCTTGAGCCCAGTAGCAATGGTACTTGCATCTGTTGTATCTGAGCTATTTAAAGAAGCTGGGCAATCGGCGTTTGAATCTGGATCACTATTGAGTAGTAATTTTTCTTGGTCTTTGAGAGTCATTGAATTGAGTCTAAATTTGTGAGCTAGATCTCTGACGCTAGCAGTGAGTTTATGTTTTGAATGAAGAGCTGTTCCATCATCTTCGCCACCAACACAAACTGTAATTTTAGTTTTGCCATTGAGCTTTTTACAGAGTTGGGTTCCTTGTGATCCCAAATAGATATAGGATTTGACAGCTTTGCCTTTTTGTTTTGGCGGCTCAGCTGTGGTTTGGTTTGCAAAGCTCAGGCCCAGAGCTAGCATTGCTACTAGTATGATAATTCTTTTTTTCATTGTGATTTTTTGCTTGTGTGTGTGAGTTTTAAGGCTCAGCTCTAGCTATCGGTCATTAGCGTTGTCGACTTGAGGCTTTTTTGCGCTAAAATCAGCAAATGCGTTGTTTGTACTATCAATTAATTGATTCAACTCAAAATCAAGCTAAGAAATTAATTGACTTGAGGGAAATTAATAGACCTGTTTCGAAACAAAGTTTCGATGTACAGGTCGCTCAAAAAAAGGTAGCAACCGCGCGGAATGCGCGTGTTGCCTTTGGAGATAATTCCGACTTTCAAAACAAGTCTAATGAAGTGGTTGCCATTGTTGCTGAAGAGCAAAGTGCTGGTAGAGGACAATACGGCAAATCTTGGGTCTCGCCTAAGGAAGCAGGGCTTTATGTTTCGATAGTTTTGGCTTCATCGACTTTTGCTTCTTTGATGCGTGACCCCATAGAAACAAGTTTGACGACGGTCGTTGCTGAAGCTATGATCCAGTCTCTCAACGAGTTTCATCGAGCTGATTACTATATCAAACCAATCAATGATATTTATTATGATGGCTGCAAACTCGCAGGGATCTTAGTTGAACTATATAAAGGATTCGCGATTATTGGAATAGGGCTCAATCTGAGGATGCTTAATCAAGAAATTCTAGTCGAAACCCCTAAGGCGCCGCCAATTTCTTTAGAAGAAATTATTGGTCCAAATAACTTGGAAAGCTTTGATAATGTGGCTTTTGTCGATTCAGTCACTAGCCATATTTTGAGACTCTCATAACCGAAGCTTAACTTTGATTTTGTATAAATGGTTTAATCCGAGAATTGGGTTTAAGTACAAGGAGAATTATTATGGTAGCTTCAGAGGAAAGTCAAAAGAGTAAAACGCCTGCAGCAGAAATCGCTGCTGTAGAATCTGAGAGAGAGGGGTCAATAAGTTAATCATGTCATTTTCTCCATTTAATTCAAGTTTCAATAGCGGCTTTGGTGGCACTAGTTTCAATAGCGGTTTTGGAGGCACTGGTTTCAATAGCGGTTTTGGAGGCACTGGTTTCAATAGCGGTTTTGGAGGCGGTGGTTTTAATAGTGGTTTTGGAAATCCCGGTGGCTCATCTTTAGGTTTTGGTGCACCAGGTTTTGGTGCTGGAGGTATTGGTCAGACTGCAGGTTTTGGTGGTGGTTTTGGTGGTGGCTTTGGAGGAGTCGGCGGAGGTTTTGGCGGCGGTGGCTTTGGTAGCGGCGGCGGCGGCGGTGATCCAATTTCACGAATCGTAAACGCCTTACTTCAACAATCTTTTCAGATGGGACAGCTTAGAGCCCAAGAAACGCTATTTGCAGCGCAACAATCATGGGCAAATGCTGGTGCTTATGCACAAATGTCGACAGCTCCGACTCAGGTAGAACCAGTGATTCAACTACAGAATCTAGCGTAGAGATTTCTTTTGAAGCCTGGTTTATTTAGTAATACCTAATGCTAGATGATTAAATTCTAAAAATTACAGTATAAACAATTCTATTTAGTATAATTTACTAGCCTTTTCGTTGTATCCAGAGTGATTTTTTAATTCGGGATGTGGCTCAGCTTGGTAGAGCGCTTCGCTTGGGACGAAGAGGTCGTAGGTTCGAATCCTGTCATCCCGACCATTATTAATAAAAATAGACACCATCTTTAGATGTGTGTCTATTTTTTTTTGTGTCGGTATGATGGATTTGCACTATAGCAAGCAATCTATGATTGCGGGTCGTGGGTTAGCACTGACAACAATGAAGTGTTGTCAGTGCGCCCACAGCTAACAACAAGTGTGATTGACCAATCAACTCACAACTTTAATAATAAATGATTACTTTGCTACTAGTAGTAATAGCCAGAACAACTATAAAGTGTTGTTCTGGCGCACTCAATGGTCGTAACGTGTCGTTGATAGAAATCGAAAGATCTTTGATATCGATTCATTGTATGTCTTCACAGAGCTATGGTTTATTCCTGAATAAGACCTATTAGACCTGTACATCGAAACAAAGTTTCGATGTACAGGTCGCTCAAAAAAAGGTAGCAACCGCGCGAAATGCGCGTGTTGCCTTTGGAGATAATTCTGACTTTCAAAACAAGTCTATTATATAGTAGAATCTAATCAATGAAAGCCCTTCTCTCAGGTTCAAGCGGTTTAGTTGGCAGTAATCTTGCCAGCTACCTTGAATATCAGGGTTATGAGGTTTATAAATTAGTTCGATCTATTAAACAAGTTGGTGAGCGTTGTATTTATTGGGACCCGCAGGCTGGTGTTTTGGAAGCTAATGAGCTTGAGGGTTTTGATGCGGTGATTCACTTGGCAGGTGAAAATATCGCTGATAAAAGATGGACAGAGAAACAAAAAAACAAAATTAGTCAAAGTAGAATCCTCTCGACTCAGTTATTAAGTGATCGGTTAGCGAGCCTCAAACACAAACCACAAGTTTTTATTTCAGCGTCGGCAATTGGTTACTATGCTGATCGTCCCTTTGAGACTTTGTATGAACATAGCTACCCGGTTGAGGGGATTTTTATTTCTGATACTTGCCGCAAGTGGGAAGCCGCTGCCAGGCAGGCTCGCGAGGCGGGTATCAGAGTAGTACATCCGCGCTTTGGAATTATTCTCAGTAAAGAATCTGGTGCGCTTTCTAAATTACTCTTGCCTTTTAGTTTGGGACTTGGCGGTATTATTGGTCACGGCAAGCAGTTTATGAGCTGGATTGGTATAGAGGATGTGATTTATGCTTTGTTTTTTCTAATTAATAACCCAGACATTAGTGGTCCAGTTAATTTCACTAGCCCTAATCCTGTGACTAATACAGTTTTTACTAGGACATTGGCGCGAGTCTTGGGCCGTCCTGCACTGGCACCTTTGCCAAGTTTCTTGGCGAAGATAGTGTTCGGTGAGATGGCAGATGCACTCTTACTAGCAAGTGCCAAAGTTAAACCTAAGCTACTTGAGGATGCTGGCTTCAAGTTTAGTCAGGCGAGGCTTGAGGATTGTTTTGTGGCGATTTGTCAAGGATGAGAGTTATTTCAATCTCTGAATAATTAAAGATCCGCAGCATAGCTCAAAACGAATTTTCAAAAAAGCAATCTTCGCAAAGTCGGCAGCTTCTACGAAGCTGAGATCTACTCACTTTGCTACAAAACCTTTTTTGAGAAATTGTTTTGACTATGCTTCTGTTGACAAGGTACTTTAATTGGTGGTTTTAACGAGTAGCT includes:
- a CDS encoding TIGR01777 family oxidoreductase, producing the protein MKALLSGSSGLVGSNLASYLEYQGYEVYKLVRSIKQVGERCIYWDPQAGVLEANELEGFDAVIHLAGENIADKRWTEKQKNKISQSRILSTQLLSDRLASLKHKPQVFISASAIGYYADRPFETLYEHSYPVEGIFISDTCRKWEAAARQAREAGIRVVHPRFGIILSKESGALSKLLLPFSLGLGGIIGHGKQFMSWIGIEDVIYALFFLINNPDISGPVNFTSPNPVTNTVFTRTLARVLGRPALAPLPSFLAKIVFGEMADALLLASAKVKPKLLEDAGFKFSQARLEDCFVAICQG